A DNA window from Rhineura floridana isolate rRhiFlo1 chromosome 11, rRhiFlo1.hap2, whole genome shotgun sequence contains the following coding sequences:
- the RETREG3 gene encoding reticulophagy regulator 3 isoform X1, producing the protein MEAVAGCSRSRDGVGGGSLSDTQAPSSERERRVRALSVFLRSRLGPYEPALSALQATVVWERPARSALGWAGAHAAFGFFALTSLHLIFLVAFTLILIVCLDQWKNKIWPEIKVARPDELDNESWGYVHPRLLSVPELCHYLAEGWVTGDSFLRNLLGFKRQNPGKFCLLACGVLTFLAVLGQYIPGVCLAYLTMLSILLWPLAVYHHLGHHLYTKLEPALQRLDFSVRGYMMSKHKEKQLRHQMLSRHPTSADGSDSEEELAAFCPKLDDAVVAKELAISDSEHSDAEVSYTENGTFNLSRGQTPMTEGSEDFDGHSDPEESFARDLPDFPSINPEVTGIDDEDDTSLGIPSLASRTQGQEDLQLSHDQEEVTSNILGELPLMHNLPDDLAGFVTRGMIQLALSGASQSGSMPGNRRQQNTKAFLRTSSSELDTDAEGDDFELLDQSELNQMDPSSSRGQ; encoded by the exons ATGGAGGCGGTAGCAGGATGCAGCAGGAGCCGCGACGGTGTCGGCGGAGGCTCCCTCAGCGATACCCAGGCCCCGTCCTCGGAGCGGGAGCGGCGAGTGCGCGCGCTGAGCGTCTTCCTGCGGAGCCGCCTCGGCCCTTACGAACCGGCGCTGAGTGCCCTGCAGGCCACGGTCGTCTGGGAGAGGCCGGCGAGGAGCGCACTCGGCTGGGCTGGAGCTCACGCGGCCTTCGG GTTTTTTGCTCTGACGTCTCTTCATCTGATATTCTTGGTTGCTTTCACCCTGATACTAATAGTGTGTTTAGATCAGTGGAAGAATAAAATCTGGCCAGAAATAAAAG TAGCAAGACCTGATGAATTAGACAATGAAAG CTGGGGCTACGTCCACCCCCGACTGCTGAGTGTACCTGAACTATGTCACTATTTGGCAGAAGGATGGGTCACAGGAGACAGCTTCTTGAGGAACCTGTTGGGCTTCAAAAGGCAAAATCCGGGCAAG TTCTGCCTTCTAGCTTGTGGCGTCCTCACATTTTTGGCTGTGTTGGGCCAGTACATTCCAGGTGTCTGCCTTGCCTATCTAACAA TGCTTTCCATCCTGTTGTGGCCACTTGCTGTGTACCACCACCTGGGTCACCACCTGTACACCAAACTGGAGCCAGCTCTGCAGCGATTGGATTTCAGTGTTCGTGGCTACATGATGTCCAAGCATAAGGAGAAACAGT TGCGACACCAGATGCTGAGCCGACATCCTACTAGTGCTGATGGGAGTGATAGTGAAGAAGAGCTTGCTGCTTTCTGTCCCAAG TTGGATGATGCAGTAGTTGCAAAAGAGTTGGCCATCTCTGATTCGGAGCACTCTGATGCAGAAGTATCCTATACTGAGaatggaacatttaatctatcaCGAGGACAAACCCCCATGACAGAGGGATCTGAAG ACTTTGATGGTCACAGTGACCCTGAGGAATCATTTGCCCGAGATCTTCCAGATTTCCCTTCCATCAACCCTGAGGTGACGGGCATAGACGATGAGGATGATACAAGTCTAGGCATCCCAAGCCTTGCCTCCCGTACACAAGGCCAGGAAGATCTGCAACTTTCTCATGACCAGGAGGAAGTGACCTCGAATATCCTGGGTGAGTTGCCATTGATGCACAACCTCCCAGATGACTTAGCTGGCTTTGTGACCAGGGGGATGATCCAGCTGGCTTTGTCAGGAGCCTCCCAGTCAGGCTCTATGCCTGGCAACAGACGGCAACAAAATACCAAGGCCTTCCTCCGGACCTCCAGCTCAGAGCTCGACACAGATGCTGAAGGAGATGACTTCGAGCTGTTGGATCAGTCAGAGCTGAATCAGATGGATCCATCCAGTTCCCGTGGCCAATAA
- the RETREG3 gene encoding reticulophagy regulator 3 isoform X4 — MEAVAGCSRSRDGVGGGSLSDTQAPSSERERRVRALSVFLRSRLGPYEPALSALQATVVWERPARSALGWAGAHAAFGFFALTSLHLIFLVAFTLILIVCLDQWKNKIWPEIKVARPDELDNESWGYVHPRLLSVPELCHYLAEGWVTGDSFLRNLLGFKRQNPGKFCLLACGVLTFLAVLGQYIPGVCLAYLTMLSILLWPLAVYHHLGHHLYTKLEPALQRLDFSVRGYMMSKHKEKQLRHQMLSRHPTSADGSDSEEELAAFCPKLDDAVVAKELAISDSEHSDAEVSYTENGTFNLSRGQTPMTEGSEDFDGHSDPEESFARDLPDFPSINPEVTGIDDEDDTSLGIPSLASRTQGQEDLQLSHDQEEVTSNILA, encoded by the exons ATGGAGGCGGTAGCAGGATGCAGCAGGAGCCGCGACGGTGTCGGCGGAGGCTCCCTCAGCGATACCCAGGCCCCGTCCTCGGAGCGGGAGCGGCGAGTGCGCGCGCTGAGCGTCTTCCTGCGGAGCCGCCTCGGCCCTTACGAACCGGCGCTGAGTGCCCTGCAGGCCACGGTCGTCTGGGAGAGGCCGGCGAGGAGCGCACTCGGCTGGGCTGGAGCTCACGCGGCCTTCGG GTTTTTTGCTCTGACGTCTCTTCATCTGATATTCTTGGTTGCTTTCACCCTGATACTAATAGTGTGTTTAGATCAGTGGAAGAATAAAATCTGGCCAGAAATAAAAG TAGCAAGACCTGATGAATTAGACAATGAAAG CTGGGGCTACGTCCACCCCCGACTGCTGAGTGTACCTGAACTATGTCACTATTTGGCAGAAGGATGGGTCACAGGAGACAGCTTCTTGAGGAACCTGTTGGGCTTCAAAAGGCAAAATCCGGGCAAG TTCTGCCTTCTAGCTTGTGGCGTCCTCACATTTTTGGCTGTGTTGGGCCAGTACATTCCAGGTGTCTGCCTTGCCTATCTAACAA TGCTTTCCATCCTGTTGTGGCCACTTGCTGTGTACCACCACCTGGGTCACCACCTGTACACCAAACTGGAGCCAGCTCTGCAGCGATTGGATTTCAGTGTTCGTGGCTACATGATGTCCAAGCATAAGGAGAAACAGT TGCGACACCAGATGCTGAGCCGACATCCTACTAGTGCTGATGGGAGTGATAGTGAAGAAGAGCTTGCTGCTTTCTGTCCCAAG TTGGATGATGCAGTAGTTGCAAAAGAGTTGGCCATCTCTGATTCGGAGCACTCTGATGCAGAAGTATCCTATACTGAGaatggaacatttaatctatcaCGAGGACAAACCCCCATGACAGAGGGATCTGAAG ACTTTGATGGTCACAGTGACCCTGAGGAATCATTTGCCCGAGATCTTCCAGATTTCCCTTCCATCAACCCTGAGGTGACGGGCATAGACGATGAGGATGATACAAGTCTAGGCATCCCAAGCCTTGCCTCCCGTACACAAGGCCAGGAAGATCTGCAACTTTCTCATGACCAGGAGGAAGTGACCTCGAATATCCTGG CATAA
- the RETREG3 gene encoding reticulophagy regulator 3 isoform X2, which produces MEAVAGCSRSRDGVGGGSLSDTQAPSSERERRVRALSVFLRSRLGPYEPALSALQATVVWERPARSALGWAGAHAAFGFFALTSLHLIFLVAFTLILIVCLDQWKNKIWPEIKARPDELDNESWGYVHPRLLSVPELCHYLAEGWVTGDSFLRNLLGFKRQNPGKFCLLACGVLTFLAVLGQYIPGVCLAYLTMLSILLWPLAVYHHLGHHLYTKLEPALQRLDFSVRGYMMSKHKEKQLRHQMLSRHPTSADGSDSEEELAAFCPKLDDAVVAKELAISDSEHSDAEVSYTENGTFNLSRGQTPMTEGSEDFDGHSDPEESFARDLPDFPSINPEVTGIDDEDDTSLGIPSLASRTQGQEDLQLSHDQEEVTSNILGELPLMHNLPDDLAGFVTRGMIQLALSGASQSGSMPGNRRQQNTKAFLRTSSSELDTDAEGDDFELLDQSELNQMDPSSSRGQ; this is translated from the exons ATGGAGGCGGTAGCAGGATGCAGCAGGAGCCGCGACGGTGTCGGCGGAGGCTCCCTCAGCGATACCCAGGCCCCGTCCTCGGAGCGGGAGCGGCGAGTGCGCGCGCTGAGCGTCTTCCTGCGGAGCCGCCTCGGCCCTTACGAACCGGCGCTGAGTGCCCTGCAGGCCACGGTCGTCTGGGAGAGGCCGGCGAGGAGCGCACTCGGCTGGGCTGGAGCTCACGCGGCCTTCGG GTTTTTTGCTCTGACGTCTCTTCATCTGATATTCTTGGTTGCTTTCACCCTGATACTAATAGTGTGTTTAGATCAGTGGAAGAATAAAATCTGGCCAGAAATAAAAG CAAGACCTGATGAATTAGACAATGAAAG CTGGGGCTACGTCCACCCCCGACTGCTGAGTGTACCTGAACTATGTCACTATTTGGCAGAAGGATGGGTCACAGGAGACAGCTTCTTGAGGAACCTGTTGGGCTTCAAAAGGCAAAATCCGGGCAAG TTCTGCCTTCTAGCTTGTGGCGTCCTCACATTTTTGGCTGTGTTGGGCCAGTACATTCCAGGTGTCTGCCTTGCCTATCTAACAA TGCTTTCCATCCTGTTGTGGCCACTTGCTGTGTACCACCACCTGGGTCACCACCTGTACACCAAACTGGAGCCAGCTCTGCAGCGATTGGATTTCAGTGTTCGTGGCTACATGATGTCCAAGCATAAGGAGAAACAGT TGCGACACCAGATGCTGAGCCGACATCCTACTAGTGCTGATGGGAGTGATAGTGAAGAAGAGCTTGCTGCTTTCTGTCCCAAG TTGGATGATGCAGTAGTTGCAAAAGAGTTGGCCATCTCTGATTCGGAGCACTCTGATGCAGAAGTATCCTATACTGAGaatggaacatttaatctatcaCGAGGACAAACCCCCATGACAGAGGGATCTGAAG ACTTTGATGGTCACAGTGACCCTGAGGAATCATTTGCCCGAGATCTTCCAGATTTCCCTTCCATCAACCCTGAGGTGACGGGCATAGACGATGAGGATGATACAAGTCTAGGCATCCCAAGCCTTGCCTCCCGTACACAAGGCCAGGAAGATCTGCAACTTTCTCATGACCAGGAGGAAGTGACCTCGAATATCCTGGGTGAGTTGCCATTGATGCACAACCTCCCAGATGACTTAGCTGGCTTTGTGACCAGGGGGATGATCCAGCTGGCTTTGTCAGGAGCCTCCCAGTCAGGCTCTATGCCTGGCAACAGACGGCAACAAAATACCAAGGCCTTCCTCCGGACCTCCAGCTCAGAGCTCGACACAGATGCTGAAGGAGATGACTTCGAGCTGTTGGATCAGTCAGAGCTGAATCAGATGGATCCATCCAGTTCCCGTGGCCAATAA
- the RETREG3 gene encoding reticulophagy regulator 3 isoform X3 — protein sequence MEAVAGCSRSRDGVGGGSLSDTQAPSSERERRVRALSVFLRSRLGPYEPALSALQATVVWERPARSALGWAGAHAAFGFFALTSLHLIFLVAFTLILIVCLDQWKNKIWPEIKVARPDELDNESWGYVHPRLLSVPELCHYLAEGWVTGDSFLRNLLGFKRQNPGKFCLLACGVLTFLAVLGQYIPGVCLAYLTMLSILLWPLAVYHHLGHHLYTKLEPALQRLDFSVRGYMMSKHKEKQLRHQMLSRHPTSADGSDSEEELAAFCPKLDDAVVAKELAISDSEHSDAEVSYTENGTFNLSRGQTPMTEGSEDFDGHSDPEESFARDLPDFPSINPEVTGIDDEDDTSLGIPSLASRTQGQEDLQLSHDQEEVTSNILGLFTVLLTSVSPCLSKTSIRYQLWCDDLNQHLRPAKTLHRTGHTVWSYVLQLSS from the exons ATGGAGGCGGTAGCAGGATGCAGCAGGAGCCGCGACGGTGTCGGCGGAGGCTCCCTCAGCGATACCCAGGCCCCGTCCTCGGAGCGGGAGCGGCGAGTGCGCGCGCTGAGCGTCTTCCTGCGGAGCCGCCTCGGCCCTTACGAACCGGCGCTGAGTGCCCTGCAGGCCACGGTCGTCTGGGAGAGGCCGGCGAGGAGCGCACTCGGCTGGGCTGGAGCTCACGCGGCCTTCGG GTTTTTTGCTCTGACGTCTCTTCATCTGATATTCTTGGTTGCTTTCACCCTGATACTAATAGTGTGTTTAGATCAGTGGAAGAATAAAATCTGGCCAGAAATAAAAG TAGCAAGACCTGATGAATTAGACAATGAAAG CTGGGGCTACGTCCACCCCCGACTGCTGAGTGTACCTGAACTATGTCACTATTTGGCAGAAGGATGGGTCACAGGAGACAGCTTCTTGAGGAACCTGTTGGGCTTCAAAAGGCAAAATCCGGGCAAG TTCTGCCTTCTAGCTTGTGGCGTCCTCACATTTTTGGCTGTGTTGGGCCAGTACATTCCAGGTGTCTGCCTTGCCTATCTAACAA TGCTTTCCATCCTGTTGTGGCCACTTGCTGTGTACCACCACCTGGGTCACCACCTGTACACCAAACTGGAGCCAGCTCTGCAGCGATTGGATTTCAGTGTTCGTGGCTACATGATGTCCAAGCATAAGGAGAAACAGT TGCGACACCAGATGCTGAGCCGACATCCTACTAGTGCTGATGGGAGTGATAGTGAAGAAGAGCTTGCTGCTTTCTGTCCCAAG TTGGATGATGCAGTAGTTGCAAAAGAGTTGGCCATCTCTGATTCGGAGCACTCTGATGCAGAAGTATCCTATACTGAGaatggaacatttaatctatcaCGAGGACAAACCCCCATGACAGAGGGATCTGAAG ACTTTGATGGTCACAGTGACCCTGAGGAATCATTTGCCCGAGATCTTCCAGATTTCCCTTCCATCAACCCTGAGGTGACGGGCATAGACGATGAGGATGATACAAGTCTAGGCATCCCAAGCCTTGCCTCCCGTACACAAGGCCAGGAAGATCTGCAACTTTCTCATGACCAGGAGGAAGTGACCTCGAATATCCTGG GCCTGTTCACAGTACTACTGACATCTGTTTCTCCTTGTTTGAGTAAAACCAGCATAAGATATCAACTGTGGTGTGATGATCTTAACCAGCATCTCAGACCTGCAAAGACCCTTCACAGGACAGGACACACTGTGTGGAGTTATGTGCTACAGCTATCAAGTTGA
- the RETREG3 gene encoding reticulophagy regulator 3 isoform X5, with translation MLSILLWPLAVYHHLGHHLYTKLEPALQRLDFSVRGYMMSKHKEKQLRHQMLSRHPTSADGSDSEEELAAFCPKLDDAVVAKELAISDSEHSDAEVSYTENGTFNLSRGQTPMTEGSEDFDGHSDPEESFARDLPDFPSINPEVTGIDDEDDTSLGIPSLASRTQGQEDLQLSHDQEEVTSNILGELPLMHNLPDDLAGFVTRGMIQLALSGASQSGSMPGNRRQQNTKAFLRTSSSELDTDAEGDDFELLDQSELNQMDPSSSRGQ, from the exons A TGCTTTCCATCCTGTTGTGGCCACTTGCTGTGTACCACCACCTGGGTCACCACCTGTACACCAAACTGGAGCCAGCTCTGCAGCGATTGGATTTCAGTGTTCGTGGCTACATGATGTCCAAGCATAAGGAGAAACAGT TGCGACACCAGATGCTGAGCCGACATCCTACTAGTGCTGATGGGAGTGATAGTGAAGAAGAGCTTGCTGCTTTCTGTCCCAAG TTGGATGATGCAGTAGTTGCAAAAGAGTTGGCCATCTCTGATTCGGAGCACTCTGATGCAGAAGTATCCTATACTGAGaatggaacatttaatctatcaCGAGGACAAACCCCCATGACAGAGGGATCTGAAG ACTTTGATGGTCACAGTGACCCTGAGGAATCATTTGCCCGAGATCTTCCAGATTTCCCTTCCATCAACCCTGAGGTGACGGGCATAGACGATGAGGATGATACAAGTCTAGGCATCCCAAGCCTTGCCTCCCGTACACAAGGCCAGGAAGATCTGCAACTTTCTCATGACCAGGAGGAAGTGACCTCGAATATCCTGGGTGAGTTGCCATTGATGCACAACCTCCCAGATGACTTAGCTGGCTTTGTGACCAGGGGGATGATCCAGCTGGCTTTGTCAGGAGCCTCCCAGTCAGGCTCTATGCCTGGCAACAGACGGCAACAAAATACCAAGGCCTTCCTCCGGACCTCCAGCTCAGAGCTCGACACAGATGCTGAAGGAGATGACTTCGAGCTGTTGGATCAGTCAGAGCTGAATCAGATGGATCCATCCAGTTCCCGTGGCCAATAA